The following proteins are encoded in a genomic region of Entelurus aequoreus isolate RoL-2023_Sb linkage group LG01, RoL_Eaeq_v1.1, whole genome shotgun sequence:
- the id1 gene encoding DNA-binding protein inhibitor ID-1, producing MKVVGSTCALKGKVGGEDVVRCLSEQSLAISKCKIPLLDEQMSVFLQDMNSCYSKLKELVPTLPTNKKASKVEILQHVIDYIWDLQVELDEPERSRQQAAQRTPLTALNAELAGIAVESGCSDDRIMCR from the exons ATGAAAGTTGTTGGATCTACGTGCGCGCTGAAGGGCAAAGTGGGCGGCGAGGACGTGGTGCGCTGCCTCTCCGAGCAGAGCCTCGCCATCTCCAAGTGCAAGATCCCGCTGCTGGACGAGCAGATGAGCGTCTTCCTGCAGGACATGAACAGCTGCTACAGCAAGCTGAAGGAGCTGGTGCCCACCTTGCCCACCAACAAGAAGGCCAGCAAGGTGGAGATCCTGCAGCACGTCATCGACTACATCTGGGACCTGCAGGTGGAGCTCGACGAGCCGGAGAGGAGTCGCCAGCAGGCGGCGCAGCGCACGCCGCTCACCGCCCTCAACGCGGAGCTCGCCGGCATCGCCGTGGAG AGCGGCTGCTCGGACGACAGGATCATGTGCCGCTAA